One Miscanthus floridulus cultivar M001 chromosome 11, ASM1932011v1, whole genome shotgun sequence DNA window includes the following coding sequences:
- the LOC136493424 gene encoding uncharacterized protein: MPPSPSPSPRGSLVFEPAATESSSQMDRYHRVEKPREEEAPIGANEIRITAQGRPRNYITYALALLQDNATDDIVIKAMGRAINKTVVIVELLKRRIAGLHQNTSIESIDITDTWEPLEEGLVTLETIRHVSLITIKLSKKELDTSSPGYQPPIPADQVRPAAEFDQDAEAVPSSHGRGRGRRGRGRGRGRGFSNGGVDYHDEFGEPEEAPRGYRGRGRGRGGRGSFAPGRGYGGDNYAMDDAGGYDDGYNAPPMQGYEGGRGRGRGRGRGRGSQGQGPPPQQ; encoded by the exons ATGCCGCCTTCGCCTTCGCCTTCCCCGAGAGGTTCTCTCGTCTTCGAGCCAGCAGCAACAGAGTCGTCGTCGCAGATGGATCGGTACCACAGGGTGGAGAAGCCGCGGGAGGAGGAGGCCCCTATCGGCGCCAACGAGATCCGCATCACGGCGCAGGGCCGGCCCCGCAACTACATCACCTACGCGCTCGCCCTGCTCCAG GACAACGCAACAGATGACATTGTCATCAAGGCTATGGGAAGGGCGATCAACAAGACAGTTGTCATTGTGGAGCTTCTTAAG AGGAGGATTGCTGGTCTCCATCAGAATACCTCTATTGAATCCATTGACATAACTGACACTTGGGAGCCGTTGGAAGAAGGCCTTGTCAC TCTTGAGACCATTCGCCATGTGTCCTTGATCACTATTAAATTGTCAAAGAAGGAGCTGGATACATCATCCCCAGG TTACCAGCCACCCATACCAGCTGACCAGGTCAGGCCAGCAGCTGAGTTCGATCAGGATGCAG AGGCTGTACCAAGTAGTCATGGAAGAGGACGTGGTCGTCGGGGCAGGGGCAGGGGGAGGGGAAGAG GGTTCAGCAATGGGGGAGTAGACTATCATGATGAGTTTGGAGAACCAGAGGAGGCTCCCCGTGGATATCGTGGCAGAGGGAGGGGCCGTGGAGGTCGTGGATCTTTTGCACCTGGAAGGGGCTATGGTGGTGATAATTATGCGATGGACGATGCTGGTGGATATGATGATGGATATAATGCACCACCTATGCAAGGATATG AAGGTGGCAGAGGAAGGGGCAGAGGTCGGGGCCGTGGGCGTGGAAGCCAAGGCCAGGGACCTCCTCCACAGCAGTAG
- the LOC136491837 gene encoding uncharacterized protein gives MNHNRNWNVLCWNVRALNAVRKWDAIRNKVGETNCDIVCLQETKKDNFDAAFVRKILPATFDDYLFVPSAGASGGLLVAWKFVYFEGNLKFANNMALAIDFSSKHNDSLWTLMNVYGPYTLEGKREFITWLQSLDISNDEDWIILGDFNLYRYPENRNREGADINEMFLFNSCISHLGLTKIFLHGKKYTWSNMQNLPLLERLDWVLTNNSWTLSYPETTSKALIMEVSDHSPLVISISTDIPKAHIFRFENYWLLREGFQDILSENWFAHNSLIDKAKIITNKFKNLRAALKVWSSNLSNLHCKYLSNSATLGIFGGIQRLKIGRMELQVHLKRKASCPSGTAKGILEAKRCH, from the coding sequence ATGAATCACAACAGAAACTGGAATGTGCTTTGTTGGAATGTGAGGGCGTTAAATGCTGTCAGAAAATGGGATGCTATTAGAAATAAAGTTGGGGAAACTAATTGTGACATTGTGTGCCTACAAGAAACAAAGAAGGACAACTTTGATGCTGCTTTTGTCAGAAAGATCTTACCAGCCACTTTTGATGATTACCTTTTTGTTCCCTCAGCTGGTGCATCAGGGGGGTTACTTGTGGCTTGGAAGTTTGTTTATTTTGAAGGAAACCTCAAATTTGCAAATAATATGGCCTTAGCTATTGACTTCTCTTCAAAGCACAATGATAGCCTCTGGACTTTGATGAATGTCTATGGCCCTTACACCCTAGAGGGCAAGAGGGAATTTATAACATGGCTACAAAGCTTAGACATTAGCAATGATGAGGATTGGATCATCCTTGGGGATTTTAATCTGTACAGATATCCTGAGAACAGAAATAGGGAGGGTGCTGATATCAATGAAATGTTTCTCTTCAACAGCTGCATCAGTCACTTAGGATTAACTAAAATTTTTTTACATGGCAAAAAGTATACTTGGTCAAATATGCAAAACCTTCCCTTACTGGAGAGATTGGACTGGGTTCTGACCAATAACAGCTGGACCCTATCTTATCCTGAAACAACTTCTAAAGCTTTAATCATGGAGGTATCTGACCATAGCCCCCTGGTCATATCAATTTCAACTGATATTCCAAAAGCCCACATTTTTAGATTTGAGAATTACTGGCTCCTCAGAGAAGGTTTTCAAGATATCCTGTCTGAAAATTGGTTTGCTCACAACTCTCTGATAGATAAGGCAAAAATCATCACAAACAAGTTCAAAAATCTGAGGGCTGCCCTAAAAGTCTGGAGCTCCAACCTATCTAATCTCCATTGCAAATATCTCTCTAACTCTGCAACTCTTGGAATCTTTGGAGGAATTCAGAGACTTAAGATTGGAAGAATGGAACTTCAGGTACATCTTAAGAGAAAAGCTTCTTGCCCTTCTGGAACAGCAAAGGGTATACTGGAGGCAAAGAGGTGCCATTAA